From Ananas comosus cultivar F153 linkage group 8, ASM154086v1, whole genome shotgun sequence, one genomic window encodes:
- the LOC109714302 gene encoding glutathione S-transferase U17-like yields the protein MAASGDEVKLLGAWASTYVIRAKIALQLKGVSYEYLEQQLWENQSELLLKSNPVYKKVPVLIHNDRPICESAIIVQYIDDVWAGTGPSILPSDPYERAIARFWARYIDDTVLASATIKIIKVKTEKEKAETIEQSFAGLSLLEEAYEKSFKGKPFFGGDNIGYLDIAFGSFLCWVKAIEKISDVKLIDEAKFPLLAKWAERFGSVAAVKEHIPETDKLVECYSKVLKALWNARAPNN from the exons ATGGCAGCGTCAGGAGACGAAGTGAAACTCTTAGGGGCGTGGGCGAGTACATACGTGATTAGAGCGAAAATTGCTTTACAGCTCAAGGGGGTGAGCTACGAGTATCTGGAGCAACAACTTTGGGAAAATCAGAGTGAGCTCCTGCTCAAATCAAACCCCGTGTACAAGAAGGTGCCAGTTCTGATCCACAACGATCGGCCCATTTGCGAGTCCGCGATCATCGTCCAATACATCGACGATGTGTGGGCCGGAACTGGGCCCTCGATCCTTCCCTCAGATCCATATGAACGTGCCATCGCGCGCTTTTGGGCCCGCTATATTGACGACACGGTAC TGGCTTCTGCTACAATAAAGATTATAAAAGTAAAGACCGAAAAAGAGAAAGCGGAAACTATAGAGCAATCATTCGCAGGACTTAGTTTGCTAGAAGAGGCTTATGAGAAAAGCTTCAAAGGGAAACCCTTCTTCGGCGGAGACAATATTGGCTATCTCGACATCGCTTTCGGGAGCTTTCTGTGCTGGGTGAAGGCGATAGAGAAGATATCGGATGTTAAACTCATCGACGAGGCGAAGTTCCCTCTCTTAGCGAAATGGGCAGAGCGCTTCGGCTCCGTCGCGGCCGTGAAGGAGCACATTCCAGAAACTGACAAGTTGGTAGAGTGTTATTCAAAGGTGCTCAAAGCTTTATGGAACGCTAGAGCCCCCAACAACTAA
- the LOC109714294 gene encoding glutathione S-transferase U17-like, which translates to MAASGDEVKLLGAWPSPYVIRVKIALELKGVSYEYLEQQLWENQSELLLKSNPVYKKVPVLIHNDRPICESAIIVQYIDEVWAGTGPSILPSDPYERATARFWAGYIDDTWFPTLPKYIKVKTEKEKAEAIEQSFVGLSLLEEAYEKSFKGKPFFGGNNVGYLDITFGSFLGWVKMIEKISSIKLIDDAKFPLLAKWAERFGSVIGVKEHIPEADKLVEFYSKVLKDIWNVTAPNN; encoded by the exons ATGGCAGCGTCAGGAGACGAAGTGAAGCTCTTAGGAGCGTGGCCAAGTCCCTACGTGATTAGAGTAAAAATTGCTTTGGAACTCAAGGGGGTGAGCTACGAGTACCTGGAGCAACAACTTTGGGAAAATCAGAGTGAGCTCCTGCTCAAATCAAACCCCGTTTACAAGAAGGTGCCAGTTTTGATCCACAACGACCGGCCCATTTGCGAGTCCGCGATCATCGTCCAATACATCGACGAAGTGTGGGCCGGAACTGGGCCGTCGATCCTTCCCTCGGATCCATATGAACGCGCCACCGCGCGCTTTTGGGCCGGCTATATTGACGACACG TGGTTTCCTACTTTACCAAAGTATATCAAGGtaaagacagaaaaagagaaagcagAAGCTATTGAGCAATCGTTCGTAGGACTTAGTTTACTAGAAGAAGCTTATGAGAAAAGCTTCAAAGGGAAGCCCTTCTTCGGCGGAAACAACGTGGGCTATCTCGACATCACTTTCGGAAGCTTTCTGGGCTGGGTGAAGATGATAGAGAAGATATCGAGTATCAAACTCATCGACGATGCAAAGTTTCCTCTCTTAGCGAAATGGGCAGAGCGCTTCGGCTCCGTCATAGGCGTGAAGGAGCATATTCCGGAAGCTGACAAGTTGGTAGAGTTTTATTCTAAAGTGCTCAAAGATATATGGAACGTTACTGCTCCAAACAACTAA
- the LOC109714295 gene encoding glutathione S-transferase U17-like has product MAASGEEVKLLGAWASPYVIRVKIALELKGVSYEYLEQQLGNNKSELLIKSNPVYKKVPVLIHKDRPICESAIIIQYIDEVWAGTGPSILPSDPYERAIALFWAGYIDDTCFPALLKIIKVKAENEKAEGIKQSFVGLGLIEEAYEKSFKEKPFFGGDNVGYLDIAFESFLCWVKMTEKISGIKLFDEAKFPLLAKWAERFDSVTTLKEHIPKTDKMVELYWKVIKPIWDTSAPNN; this is encoded by the exons ATGGCCGCGTCAGGAGAGGAAGTGAAACTCTTAGGAGCGTGGGCGAGTCCCTACGTGATTAGAGTGAAAATTGCTTTGGAACTCAAGGGGGTGAGCTACGAGTACTTGGAGCAACAACTTGGGAACAATAAGAGTGAGCTCCTCATCAAATCAAACCCCGTGTACAAGAAGGTACCAGTTCTGATCCACAAGGATCGGCCAATTTGCGAGTCGGCGATCATCATCCAATACATCGACGAAGTTTGGGCCGGAACTGGGCCCTCGATCCTTCCCTCGGATCCATATGAACGTGCCATCGCGCTCTTTTGGGCCGGCTATATTGACGACACG TGTTTTCCTGCTTTACTAAAAATTATCAAAGTAAAGGCAGAAAATGAGAAAGCAGAAGGTATAAAGCAATCATTCGTAGGACTCGGTTTAATAGAAGAGGCTTACGagaaaagcttcaaagaaaAGCCCTTTTTCGGCGGGGACAATGTGGGCTATCTCGACATCGCATTCGAAAGCTTTCTATGCTGGGTGAAGATGACAGAGAAGATATCAGGTATCAAACTCTTTGACGAGGCAAAGTTTCCTCTCCTAGCGAAATGGGCAGAGCGGTTCGACTCGGTCACGACCTTGAAGGAGCACATTCCGAAAACTGACAAGATGGTGGAGCTTTATTGGAAGGTGATCAAGCCTATATGGGACACTAGTGCCCCAAACAACTAA